One window of Betaproteobacteria bacterium genomic DNA carries:
- the modA gene encoding molybdate ABC transporter substrate-binding protein, whose protein sequence is MPVPTLRPALLAFALALAAPLLAAAADLTVLAAASLKGPLDEIAATFERASGHKVRISFAASSALARQVEAGAPAGVFISADLDWMDYLDKRGLIAEGTRANLLANDLVLIAPKSSTVMLRIGPGFPIAAALGDGRIALGQPDSVPAGKYAKAAFTWLGVWPSIERKVAGAESVRAALALVSRGEAPLGVVYRTDALADPGVRIVDTFPAGSHPPVVYPAAALKGGQVPEAKRLLEHLRSPASRATWEKAGFKPAS, encoded by the coding sequence ATTCCCGTGCCCACCCTGCGCCCTGCCCTCCTTGCCTTCGCCCTCGCTCTGGCCGCCCCGCTTCTCGCCGCGGCCGCGGACCTGACCGTTCTTGCCGCCGCGAGCCTCAAGGGCCCGCTTGACGAGATCGCCGCGACCTTCGAACGGGCGAGCGGCCACAAGGTCCGCATTTCATTTGCCGCCAGCTCCGCGCTCGCGCGGCAGGTCGAGGCCGGCGCCCCTGCGGGCGTATTCATTTCCGCGGACCTCGACTGGATGGACTACCTCGACAAGCGCGGCTTGATCGCCGAGGGCACGCGTGCCAATCTCCTCGCCAATGACCTCGTCCTCATCGCCCCGAAGAGCAGCACCGTGATGCTGCGCATCGGCCCGGGATTCCCCATCGCCGCCGCTCTGGGCGATGGCCGCATCGCGCTCGGGCAGCCCGATTCCGTGCCGGCGGGAAAGTACGCGAAGGCGGCGTTCACGTGGCTCGGCGTCTGGCCCTCGATCGAGAGGAAGGTGGCCGGCGCGGAGTCGGTTCGTGCCGCGCTCGCGCTCGTCTCGCGCGGCGAGGCGCCGCTGGGCGTCGTTTACCGCACGGATGCACTGGCGGACCCTGGCGTGCGCATCGTCGATACGTTTCCCGCCGGCTCCCATCCACCCGTCGTCTATCCCGCCGCGGCACTGAAGGGCGGCCAGGTGCCCGAGGCAAAGCGCCTGCTCGAGCACCTGCGATCGCCGGCCTCGCGCGCCACCTGGGAGAAGGCGGGCTTCAAGCCCGCGTCCTGA
- the prmC gene encoding peptide chain release factor N(5)-glutamine methyltransferase, giving the protein MRRTVSAALEEAATDIGRVEARVLACHLLGVDRAWLAANAMHVLTESQDAQFDLLVARRAMGHPVAYIVGTREFYGRDFEVGPAVLIPRPETEFLVEAALSRLGATGDVVDLGTGSGAIAVTLACERPGWNVLATDASEAALAIARANAKRQSARVAFAPGRWYEAVEGLRFDLVVANPPYVAAGDAHLAEGDLRFEPRDALTDGSADGLDSIRAIVSGAPAHLKSGGWILIEQGYDQAQACRVLLAEAGFTELVSIPDLAGIPRVAGGRHQ; this is encoded by the coding sequence GTGAGGCGCACGGTTTCCGCGGCGCTCGAGGAAGCGGCAACCGACATCGGCCGCGTGGAAGCGCGCGTGCTGGCCTGCCATCTCCTGGGCGTCGACCGCGCCTGGCTCGCCGCCAACGCCATGCACGTCCTCACCGAATCACAGGACGCGCAGTTCGACCTGCTGGTGGCAAGGCGGGCAATGGGCCATCCCGTCGCCTATATCGTCGGCACGCGTGAATTCTACGGGCGCGATTTCGAGGTGGGCCCCGCGGTGCTCATTCCGCGCCCCGAGACGGAATTCCTGGTCGAGGCCGCCCTGTCGCGCCTGGGCGCCACGGGCGACGTCGTGGACCTGGGCACGGGCAGCGGCGCCATCGCGGTGACGCTCGCCTGCGAGCGGCCCGGCTGGAACGTCCTCGCCACCGACGCAAGCGAGGCGGCGCTGGCCATCGCGCGCGCCAATGCGAAGCGGCAATCGGCCCGGGTCGCGTTCGCGCCCGGCCGCTGGTACGAGGCGGTCGAAGGGTTGCGCTTCGACCTGGTCGTCGCCAATCCGCCCTACGTGGCGGCCGGCGACGCCCACCTCGCCGAGGGGGACTTGCGTTTCGAGCCCCGGGACGCCCTCACGGATGGAAGCGCCGACGGCCTGGATTCCATACGCGCCATCGTCTCCGGCGCCCCCGCGCACTTGAAATCGGGCGGCTGGATCCTCATAGAGCAGGGATACGACCAGGCACAGGCCTGCCGCGTGCTGCTTGCGGAAGCCGGGTTTACCGAACTCGTGTCGATTCCGGACCTCGCCGGCATTCCGCGTGTCGCCGGCGGGAGGCACCAATGA
- a CDS encoding molybdate ABC transporter substrate-binding protein, translating into MSTPVLAQDAVKVFAAGSLKAALTEAAAAFGKRAGGARVDFTFGPSGLLKERLEKGEASDVFASANMAHPKALADAGKAGPVRAFARNTLCALAGASVRMTPDTLLETLLDPKVKVGISTPKADPSGDYAWQLFANAEKSKPGAQKALEAKALQLTGGPNSPPPPKDRTVYGAIVAKGQADVFLTYCTNAILAKKEEPQLQVIAIPASLNVGADYGMVVMKNAQPAGVRFADFLLSPEGRAILGSSGFAPPQ; encoded by the coding sequence ATGTCCACGCCGGTCCTCGCGCAGGACGCCGTCAAGGTATTCGCCGCCGGCAGCCTCAAGGCGGCGCTCACCGAGGCGGCCGCTGCCTTCGGGAAGCGTGCCGGCGGTGCCCGGGTCGATTTCACTTTCGGGCCATCGGGCCTGCTCAAGGAGCGCCTCGAGAAGGGCGAGGCGAGCGACGTGTTCGCCTCCGCCAACATGGCACACCCGAAGGCGCTCGCCGATGCCGGGAAGGCGGGCCCGGTGCGCGCCTTCGCGCGCAACACGCTGTGCGCCCTGGCGGGAGCCTCCGTCAGGATGACGCCGGACACGCTTCTGGAGACCTTGCTCGACCCGAAGGTGAAAGTCGGCATTTCCACGCCGAAAGCCGATCCGTCGGGGGACTATGCCTGGCAGCTATTCGCCAACGCGGAAAAGTCGAAGCCGGGCGCGCAGAAGGCGCTGGAGGCCAAGGCCCTGCAGCTCACCGGCGGCCCGAACTCTCCGCCGCCGCCGAAGGATCGAACGGTCTACGGCGCGATCGTCGCGAAGGGCCAGGCCGACGTGTTCCTCACCTACTGCACCAACGCGATCCTCGCGAAAAAGGAGGAGCCGCAGCTCCAGGTCATCGCCATCCCCGCGAGCCTCAACGTGGGCGCGGATTACGGGATGGTCGTGATGAAAAATGCGCAGCCCGCCGGCGTGCGTTTCGCCGACTTCCTGCTCTCGCCCGAGGGGCGCGCGATCCTGGGCAGCTCCGGGTTCGCCCCGCCTCAATGA
- the modC gene encoding molybdenum ABC transporter ATP-binding protein has product MIDVRLEIRRGGFTLSAAFSTEAPVVALFGRSGSGKTTIVQALAGLVQPLSGHVRVGETTLYDSAGGTNLPPERRRIGYVFQDSLLFPHLTVRGNLAFGERLVAPAERYVDRKQIVDLLGLASLLDRSPSTLSGGERQRVAIGRALLANPRLLLLDEPLASLDGLRKAEILAYIEILRDELKIPIVYVSHSIEEVTRLADHMVLVSEGHTIAAGTVTEIMGRADLEPFTGRFQAGAVIETRVVSHDPDDGLTTLAFAGGTFVVPVVDALPGERVRVRVRARDVALALAPPADSSFLNVLEGVVTAVSARAGPIVDVTLAIGSNSIIARLSRRSCERLGIVPGKRAYALVKGVALDRHAVGFA; this is encoded by the coding sequence ATGATCGACGTCCGCCTCGAGATCCGTCGCGGCGGCTTCACGCTTTCCGCCGCCTTCTCGACCGAGGCGCCCGTGGTGGCGCTGTTCGGAAGGTCGGGCTCGGGCAAGACCACGATCGTGCAGGCGCTCGCCGGGCTGGTTCAACCGCTTTCCGGCCATGTCCGCGTGGGCGAGACGACGCTCTACGACAGTGCGGGCGGCACGAACCTTCCGCCGGAACGCAGGCGCATTGGCTACGTGTTCCAGGATTCGCTGCTTTTTCCCCACCTCACCGTGCGCGGCAACCTCGCCTTCGGCGAAAGGCTCGTCGCGCCGGCGGAGCGCTATGTGGATCGCAAGCAGATCGTCGACCTGCTGGGCCTCGCCTCTCTCCTGGACCGGTCCCCGTCCACGCTGTCCGGCGGCGAGCGCCAGCGGGTGGCCATCGGACGCGCGCTCCTCGCGAATCCGCGCCTGCTCCTGCTGGACGAACCCCTCGCCTCGCTCGACGGCCTGCGCAAGGCGGAGATCCTCGCCTACATCGAGATCCTGCGCGACGAGCTGAAGATCCCGATCGTCTACGTGAGCCACTCGATCGAGGAGGTGACGCGGCTCGCCGACCACATGGTGCTGGTCTCGGAAGGACACACGATTGCCGCCGGAACCGTGACCGAGATCATGGGGCGCGCCGACCTCGAGCCCTTCACGGGGCGATTCCAGGCCGGGGCGGTCATCGAGACCCGCGTCGTGTCCCACGACCCGGATGACGGGCTCACGACGCTCGCGTTCGCGGGCGGAACCTTCGTGGTACCAGTGGTCGACGCGCTGCCCGGCGAGAGGGTGCGTGTCCGGGTGCGCGCGCGGGACGTGGCGCTCGCGCTCGCGCCGCCCGCCGATTCGAGCTTCCTCAACGTGCTCGAGGGAGTGGTGACCGCCGTATCGGCGCGGGCGGGACCGATCGTGGACGTGACCCTCGCCATCGGCAGCAACTCGATCATTGCGCGCCTGTCGCGTCGCTCGTGCGAGCGTCTGGGCATCGTCCCCGGGAAGCGCGCCTACGCGCTCGTGAAGGGCGTCGCGCTCGACCGTCACGCGGTCGGCTTCGCCTAG
- a CDS encoding ABC transporter permease, whose translation MFEIFASFGVALGLITGADEALAGIVSLSLGLSLVSAVAGAAIGLPLGALIGVGRFPGRRSLIVLLNALLGLPSVVVGLVVYLLLSRAGPLGSLGILFTPSAIVVAQALLVAPIVAALARQIAEDAWKEYEEQLTSLGVSRLRAVPTILRDARYSLLTVVLAGFGRAASEVGAVMIVGGNIDGVTRVMTTAIALETSKGDLPLALALGIVLISVVLAVNAGAYAIREWSARHHG comes from the coding sequence ATGTTTGAAATATTTGCAAGCTTTGGCGTGGCGTTAGGCCTCATCACCGGGGCCGACGAGGCGCTCGCGGGGATCGTCTCGCTCTCGCTGGGCCTGTCGCTCGTCTCCGCTGTCGCCGGCGCCGCGATCGGGCTGCCGCTGGGCGCGCTCATCGGCGTCGGGCGCTTTCCCGGCCGGCGCTCGCTCATCGTTCTGCTCAACGCGCTGCTCGGGCTCCCCAGCGTCGTCGTGGGCCTCGTGGTCTATCTTCTCCTGTCGCGCGCGGGGCCGCTGGGCTCGCTCGGGATCCTCTTCACGCCATCCGCGATCGTGGTGGCGCAGGCCCTGCTCGTGGCCCCCATCGTCGCTGCCCTCGCGCGCCAGATCGCGGAGGACGCCTGGAAGGAGTACGAGGAGCAGCTCACTTCCCTTGGGGTCTCCCGCCTGCGCGCCGTGCCGACGATTCTCCGGGACGCCCGCTACTCGCTCCTCACGGTGGTCCTCGCCGGCTTCGGCCGCGCCGCCTCCGAGGTGGGCGCGGTGATGATCGTGGGCGGCAACATCGACGGTGTCACGCGCGTGATGACCACGGCCATCGCGCTCGAGACCAGCAAGGGCGACCTGCCGCTCGCACTCGCCCTGGGCATCGTCCTCATTTCAGTCGTCCTTGCCGTGAATGCGGGCGCCTACGCGATCCGCGAGTGGAGCGCGCGGCACCATGGCTGA
- the grxD gene encoding Grx4 family monothiol glutaredoxin encodes MSAQEKIRSTVTSNPVVLFMKGSPQMPMCGFSATATQILQSCGVENFTAVDVLTDPEVRQGIKEFASWPTIPQLYVNGEFVGGSDIMREMYQSGELQKLLEGTKKPA; translated from the coding sequence ATGAGCGCCCAGGAAAAGATCCGCAGCACCGTCACCTCGAACCCCGTCGTCCTCTTCATGAAGGGCTCGCCGCAGATGCCGATGTGCGGCTTCTCCGCGACCGCCACGCAAATCCTGCAGTCGTGCGGCGTCGAGAATTTCACGGCCGTCGACGTGCTGACGGATCCCGAAGTCCGCCAGGGCATCAAGGAATTCGCCAGCTGGCCCACCATCCCGCAGCTCTACGTGAACGGGGAATTCGTGGGCGGCTCGGACATCATGCGCGAGATGTACCAGTCGGGAGAACTTCAGAAGCTCCTCGAGGGCACGAAGAAGCCCGCCTGA
- a CDS encoding ATP-binding cassette domain-containing protein — MAERAPFLLEARDLTVILGGVVALDRLSLTLEPGLRTVVLGPNGAGKSVLLRTLHGLIPPTSGTIEWQGRNGRATRQAMVFQRPVMLRRSAIANIRYALAVNGVPEPERTHRASAALSRVGLTSLACRPARVLSGGEQQRLALARAWSLEPEILFLDEPTASLDPGATAEIERVIASIASAGTRIVMTTHNLGQARRLADEVVYIDAGRALERTAADRFFHQPATPDAHRFLQGELPWK, encoded by the coding sequence ATGGCTGAACGCGCCCCGTTCCTGCTGGAAGCGCGCGACCTCACCGTCATTCTGGGTGGCGTGGTCGCGCTCGATCGCCTGAGCCTTACCCTCGAGCCGGGCCTGCGCACCGTGGTGCTCGGGCCCAACGGCGCCGGAAAGAGCGTCCTCCTGCGCACGCTTCACGGACTCATTCCTCCCACCTCGGGCACCATCGAATGGCAAGGGCGAAACGGGCGCGCCACGAGGCAAGCCATGGTCTTCCAGCGCCCGGTGATGCTTCGGCGTTCGGCCATCGCCAATATCCGTTACGCGCTCGCCGTGAACGGCGTGCCCGAGCCGGAAAGAACGCACCGTGCTTCCGCCGCCCTGTCGCGCGTCGGCCTCACGTCCCTCGCCTGCCGCCCCGCGCGCGTCCTCTCCGGCGGCGAGCAGCAACGCCTCGCCCTCGCCCGCGCCTGGTCCCTCGAGCCGGAGATCCTCTTCCTCGACGAGCCCACGGCGAGCCTCGACCCGGGCGCCACCGCCGAGATCGAGCGCGTGATCGCTTCCATCGCCTCCGCCGGCACGCGCATCGTCATGACCACGCACAACCTCGGCCAGGCGCGTCGACTGGCCGACGAGGTCGTCTACATCGACGCCGGCCGCGCCCTGGAGCGCACGGCGGCCGACCGCTTCTTCCACCAACCCGCAACCCCGGATGCACACCGGTTCCTTCAAGGAGAACTTCCATGGAAATGA
- a CDS encoding glutamyl-tRNA reductase, translating to MPLHVLGINYHSAPLEVREKLAFPPENQAEALTSLAGRPGVSEAVLVSTCNRTEIYCHAEDMSPVRAWLKEQAALSGLDIEGHLYAHSESGAIRHAFRVASGLDSMVLGEPQILGQVKQSVRTAEHSGTLGSTLNRLFQHTFSVAKEVRTQTAIGAQSISMSAAALKLAQNLFGDISRTKILLIGVGEMVELAATYFVAQGPQSVVVANRTLARGEAFAERFNATAIALEQLPERLHEFDVVITGTASTLPILSKGAFERALKARRYRPMFVVDFAVPRDVEPDACELEDLFLYTIDDLGTIVQEGAGQRQAAVVEAEAIVEVQVEVFQAWLGARGAVPAIVQLRAKADEYRDAELAKAKARLAKGDDPAKVLEALANGLVNKILHHPTQALSRAAQGERDSLVRAVEILFPENGIGREDPGGS from the coding sequence ATGCCCCTTCACGTACTCGGCATCAACTACCACAGTGCGCCGCTCGAGGTACGGGAGAAGCTCGCGTTCCCCCCCGAGAATCAGGCGGAAGCCCTCACTTCGCTAGCCGGCCGACCCGGCGTGTCCGAGGCCGTGCTCGTCTCCACCTGCAACCGGACCGAGATCTACTGCCACGCCGAAGACATGTCGCCTGTTCGCGCGTGGCTGAAGGAGCAGGCTGCCCTGTCCGGCCTCGACATCGAGGGCCACCTCTACGCGCACAGCGAGTCCGGCGCCATCCGCCACGCCTTCCGCGTCGCCTCGGGCCTGGATTCGATGGTGCTGGGCGAGCCGCAGATCCTCGGGCAGGTGAAGCAGTCCGTGCGCACCGCCGAGCACAGCGGCACGCTCGGGTCGACGCTCAACCGCCTCTTTCAGCACACGTTCTCGGTGGCCAAGGAGGTGCGCACGCAGACGGCCATCGGCGCGCAGTCGATTTCGATGTCGGCGGCCGCCCTCAAGCTCGCGCAGAACCTCTTCGGCGACATCTCGCGCACGAAGATACTGCTCATCGGCGTGGGCGAGATGGTGGAGCTCGCCGCCACCTACTTCGTGGCGCAGGGCCCTCAGTCGGTGGTGGTGGCCAACCGGACGCTCGCGCGCGGCGAGGCCTTCGCCGAGCGCTTCAACGCGACTGCCATTGCCCTGGAACAGCTCCCGGAACGCCTGCACGAGTTCGACGTGGTGATCACGGGCACCGCGTCCACGCTGCCCATCCTTTCCAAGGGCGCCTTCGAGCGCGCCCTCAAGGCCCGCCGCTACCGCCCGATGTTCGTGGTCGATTTCGCCGTGCCGCGTGACGTGGAGCCGGACGCCTGCGAACTGGAGGACCTGTTCCTCTACACGATCGACGACTTGGGCACGATCGTGCAGGAAGGCGCCGGCCAGCGGCAGGCCGCGGTGGTCGAGGCCGAGGCGATCGTCGAGGTCCAGGTCGAGGTCTTCCAGGCCTGGCTGGGGGCCCGGGGGGCGGTGCCCGCGATCGTGCAGCTGCGGGCCAAGGCGGACGAGTACCGCGATGCCGAGCTCGCAAAGGCGAAGGCCCGCCTCGCGAAAGGCGACGATCCTGCGAAGGTGCTCGAGGCCCTCGCGAACGGGCTCGTGAACAAGATCCTGCACCACCCGACGCAGGCCCTCAGCCGCGCCGCCCAAGGCGAACGCGATTCCCTGGTGCGAGCCGTCGAGATCCTGTTCCCCGAAAACGGCATCGGCCGGGAAGATCCGGGCGGCTCATGA
- a CDS encoding helix-turn-helix transcriptional regulator gives MRAQVPSRLTVAEVARHLRLGTRKVYDLVARKGLPHARAGGKLLFELAEVERWLAQSASGTAARRGVPPPTLGGSHDPLLEWAVRESRCGLALLTQGSADGLERLARGEVSGALMHMPSADITDFNRAEADEHLRGRNIVLVEWARREQGLLVARGNPMKIRSVADLAKRGVKVATRQAGAGSALLLDRLLAREGIDRKRLRVGATAMGENDLAMAVKSGDADVGLGARAAARPLGLDFVPLAVERLDLGVSRAAWFEAPMQVLFTFARGKAFAEHAHALGGYGVAGLGTVTWNDPG, from the coding sequence ATGCGCGCCCAAGTCCCTTCCCGGCTCACGGTTGCCGAGGTCGCCCGCCACCTCAGGCTGGGCACGCGCAAGGTCTACGACCTGGTCGCGCGCAAGGGCTTGCCGCATGCGCGCGCGGGTGGAAAGCTCCTATTCGAGCTGGCGGAAGTCGAGCGCTGGCTTGCGCAATCGGCGTCGGGCACTGCCGCACGCCGGGGGGTTCCCCCGCCCACGCTGGGCGGCAGCCACGACCCGCTCCTCGAATGGGCGGTGCGGGAGTCGCGCTGCGGCCTGGCGCTTCTCACGCAGGGCAGCGCCGACGGGCTCGAGCGCCTCGCACGCGGCGAGGTGTCGGGCGCGCTCATGCACATGCCGTCCGCGGACATCACGGACTTCAACCGCGCCGAAGCCGATGAGCACCTGCGCGGCCGCAACATCGTGCTCGTGGAATGGGCGCGGCGCGAACAGGGGTTGCTGGTCGCGCGCGGCAATCCGATGAAGATCCGAAGCGTGGCGGATCTCGCGAAGCGCGGCGTGAAGGTCGCGACTCGCCAGGCGGGTGCCGGAAGCGCGCTGCTGCTGGATCGGCTCCTTGCCCGTGAAGGAATCGACCGCAAGCGCCTTCGAGTTGGCGCCACGGCGATGGGCGAGAACGACCTCGCGATGGCGGTGAAATCGGGAGATGCCGACGTGGGGCTGGGGGCGCGCGCGGCGGCCCGGCCGCTGGGGCTCGACTTCGTGCCGCTCGCCGTCGAGCGCCTGGACCTCGGTGTCTCGCGCGCGGCCTGGTTCGAGGCGCCGATGCAGGTTCTGTTTACCTTCGCGCGCGGCAAGGCCTTCGCCGAGCATGCCCACGCGCTCGGCGGCTACGGCGTCGCCGGTCTCGGCACCGTCACCTGGAACGACCCGGGCTGA
- the prfA gene encoding peptide chain release factor 1: MKPSVASKLASLVTRAKELDALLSDPGLTANLDNYRKLTREHAEIAPVVGRYGDYLAAESDIAAAQDMTRDPEMRDFAEAEIKAGRERLEEIGADIQRMLLPKDPNDDRNLFLEIRAGTGGDESALFAGDLFRMYSRFAERNRWQVEVISESFGDAGGYKEVIARIAGQGAYSRLKFESGGHRVQRVPVTETQGRIHTSAATVAVMPEADDASGVDINPADVRVDTYRASGAGGQHVNKTDSAVRLTHVPTGIVVECQEARSQHKNREQAWRVLAARIKDKQVREQAAKEASERKTLIGSGDRSDRIRTYNFPQGRVTDHRINLTLYKIDAVMDGDLSELTGALMAEHQAELLASLAEGP; encoded by the coding sequence ATGAAGCCGAGCGTCGCCTCGAAGCTCGCAAGCCTGGTGACGCGCGCGAAGGAACTGGACGCGCTCCTGTCCGACCCCGGCCTCACCGCGAACCTGGACAACTACCGCAAGCTCACCCGGGAGCACGCCGAGATCGCGCCGGTGGTCGGGCGCTACGGCGACTACCTGGCGGCCGAATCGGACATCGCCGCGGCGCAAGACATGACCCGGGACCCGGAGATGCGCGACTTCGCCGAGGCCGAGATCAAGGCCGGCCGCGAAAGACTCGAGGAAATCGGCGCCGACATCCAGAGGATGCTGCTGCCGAAGGATCCGAACGACGACAGGAACCTTTTCCTCGAAATCCGCGCCGGCACCGGCGGCGACGAGAGCGCGCTTTTCGCGGGTGACCTCTTCCGCATGTACTCGCGCTTCGCGGAGAGGAATCGCTGGCAGGTCGAGGTGATCTCCGAGAGCTTCGGCGACGCGGGCGGCTACAAGGAGGTCATCGCGCGCATCGCCGGCCAGGGCGCGTATTCGCGTCTCAAGTTCGAGTCCGGCGGCCACCGCGTGCAGCGCGTGCCCGTCACCGAGACGCAGGGTCGCATCCACACTTCGGCCGCCACCGTGGCGGTGATGCCGGAAGCGGATGACGCGAGCGGGGTGGACATCAACCCGGCGGACGTGCGCGTGGACACCTACCGCGCGAGCGGCGCGGGCGGCCAGCACGTGAACAAGACCGATTCGGCCGTGCGCCTCACGCACGTCCCGACGGGCATCGTGGTCGAGTGCCAGGAAGCGAGAAGCCAGCACAAGAACCGCGAGCAGGCCTGGCGCGTGCTCGCCGCGCGAATCAAGGACAAGCAGGTTCGCGAGCAGGCGGCGAAGGAGGCGAGCGAAAGGAAGACTCTCATCGGCTCCGGCGACCGCTCCGACCGCATCCGCACCTACAATTTCCCGCAGGGCCGCGTGACCGACCACCGCATCAACCTCACGCTCTACAAGATCGACGCGGTGATGGACGGCGACCTTTCGGAACTTACCGGTGCGCTGATGGCGGAGCACCAGGCGGAGCTTCTCGCGAGTCTCGCCGAGGGCCCATGA
- the modB gene encoding molybdate ABC transporter permease subunit, producing MDGLSADEWGIIGLSLKVALLSVAASLPPAVAFAYLLARSRFPGKVLVDAVVHLPLVLPPVVVGFGLLLLLGRSGPIGSLLAPLGITFAFKWTGAALAAAVMGFPLLVRATRLSLESMDTRLESAARTLGAGPWRVFFTVTLPIILPGIATGVLLSFARSLGEFGATITFVSNIPGETQTLPLAIYGATQVPGGEAMALRLSAISVVLSLGALAASEWLSRRARGTRIAA from the coding sequence ATGGATGGGCTGAGCGCCGACGAGTGGGGCATCATCGGGCTCAGCCTCAAGGTCGCGCTCCTCAGCGTGGCCGCGAGCCTGCCGCCGGCGGTCGCGTTCGCCTACCTGCTCGCCCGCTCGCGCTTTCCGGGCAAGGTGCTCGTCGATGCGGTCGTGCACCTGCCCCTGGTGCTGCCGCCGGTCGTGGTGGGCTTCGGCCTGCTCCTGCTCCTCGGGCGCAGCGGGCCGATCGGCTCGCTCCTGGCACCCCTGGGAATCACCTTTGCATTCAAGTGGACGGGCGCGGCGCTCGCCGCGGCCGTGATGGGATTTCCCCTCCTGGTCCGCGCGACCCGGCTTTCCCTTGAATCGATGGACACGAGACTCGAGTCCGCGGCGCGCACGCTGGGCGCGGGCCCATGGCGCGTGTTCTTCACCGTGACGCTACCCATCATCCTGCCGGGCATTGCCACGGGAGTTCTGCTTTCCTTCGCCCGCAGCCTCGGCGAATTCGGCGCGACGATCACGTTCGTCTCGAACATACCGGGTGAAACGCAGACGCTGCCTCTCGCCATCTATGGCGCCACGCAGGTGCCGGGCGGCGAAGCCATGGCCCTGCGCCTGTCCGCGATCTCCGTGGTGCTCTCCCTGGGCGCGCTCGCGGCCTCCGAGTGGCTGAGCCGGCGCGCGCGCGGCACGCGGATCGCAGCATGA
- a CDS encoding extracellular solute-binding protein, with translation MTLARTYWRFSLAWITAAIAAALLLTVHPAQAQGTFITVASTTSTEQSGLFKQLLPEFRKATDIEARVVALGTGQALDMGRRGDADVLFVHDKAAEEKFLAEGFGVKRFEVMYNDFIIVGPKADPAKAKGNDVLAGLKAIAAAKAPFASRADKSGTHAAEMRYWKAAGIDPTLDKTTWYRETGSGMGPTLNTASAMNAYALADRGTWLSFKNRGELAIVVEGDKRLFNQYGVMLVNPAKHPHVKTEAGQKFIDWVISPAGQAAIAAYKIDGEQLFFPNYKPGN, from the coding sequence ATGACACTCGCCCGCACCTACTGGCGCTTCAGCCTCGCCTGGATCACCGCGGCCATTGCCGCCGCCTTGCTGCTCACCGTGCACCCTGCGCAGGCGCAAGGCACGTTCATCACCGTCGCTTCGACAACGTCGACAGAGCAATCCGGGCTCTTCAAGCAACTGCTGCCCGAGTTCCGGAAGGCCACGGACATCGAGGCGCGCGTCGTGGCCCTGGGCACCGGCCAGGCGCTCGACATGGGCCGGCGCGGCGATGCTGACGTGCTGTTCGTGCACGACAAGGCGGCAGAGGAGAAATTTCTCGCCGAGGGCTTCGGGGTGAAGCGCTTCGAGGTGATGTACAACGATTTCATCATCGTCGGCCCGAAAGCGGATCCGGCGAAGGCGAAAGGCAACGACGTGCTCGCCGGCCTCAAGGCGATCGCCGCCGCGAAGGCGCCCTTCGCCTCGCGCGCCGACAAGAGCGGCACCCACGCCGCGGAGATGCGCTACTGGAAGGCCGCCGGCATCGATCCCACCCTCGACAAGACGACGTGGTACCGCGAGACCGGGTCCGGCATGGGCCCCACGCTCAATACCGCCTCCGCCATGAACGCCTATGCCCTCGCCGACCGCGGCACCTGGCTTTCGTTCAAGAACCGCGGCGAGCTCGCCATCGTCGTGGAAGGCGACAAGCGGCTCTTCAACCAGTACGGCGTGATGCTCGTGAATCCCGCGAAGCACCCGCACGTGAAGACGGAAGCCGGCCAGAAGTTCATCGACTGGGTGATCTCGCCCGCGGGCCAGGCCGCCATCGCTGCCTACAAGATCGACGGCGAACAGCTCTTCTTCCCGAACTACAAGCCGGGCAACTGA